The candidate division KSB1 bacterium genome has a segment encoding these proteins:
- a CDS encoding HAMP domain-containing protein → MNIKIKILITFISSIVILMLIATIINHGLTKRALTSNLQSSLEVMSAIAGNAVKAGLEFEDVDEVGSSMSAFTGLDLFSYILVQDKNKNNVFEYRKEGLPKIDMVEISLITDEINDEMFYTIPVEANGQEMGSLTIGISLENRNKTLNSTKWASILLALVMIAVFTLITTITSNYISKPIQQITIIAQELEKGNLDQQINIQRGDEIGKLADSLRTMIDAQKNKAYVADQIAQGNLSVQFNAISNQDVLGNAMVSMKHSLDLMQTELQNTIDEQKNGNLDARCNPGKLKGVYAELLSGVNDSLDAVIQPLSEGIHILQEYANGDLTKKMRSLPGKQVFVAQGLDSIRNTLLSLIEESKSMAKAAEEGELSKRGDASKFKGEYREIILGMNNTLDNILRPINEAIDCLAMIAEGNLKATVNGEYKGDHAIIKESINTTFNSINEILGQMNNLVDIVSTGAQQVADSSQSLSYGSTQQASSLEEISASMGEIGAQTKINAENALKANKLASNSHVAAEQGNQQMKKMLQAMDEINNSSNEISKIIKVIDEIAFQTNLLALNAAVEAARAGVHGKGFAVVAEEVRNLAQRSAKAAQETTNLISGSVEKVENGTKIANETDKALSEIVKGVTEVTELVGKIAEASNEQAQGIDQVNLGLNQIDSITQKNSASAEDSASAAKELSNQSENLKMMLKSFNLSSQKIETPRMPKAKSKDILKLEVSDVKVSSGNLADRLKDGKVDDEDINPSDIIKFDEDEFGKF, encoded by the coding sequence ATGAATATTAAGATCAAAATTTTAATCACTTTTATTAGTTCGATAGTCATCCTAATGTTGATTGCGACAATCATCAACCATGGTTTGACGAAGAGAGCTTTAACATCGAATTTACAATCCTCCCTTGAAGTGATGAGTGCAATTGCAGGAAACGCCGTAAAAGCCGGCTTAGAATTTGAAGACGTAGATGAAGTAGGTTCTTCAATGAGTGCATTTACTGGCCTAGACTTGTTTTCTTACATACTCGTGCAAGATAAAAACAAAAATAATGTGTTTGAGTATCGCAAAGAAGGTTTGCCAAAAATAGATATGGTTGAGATCTCACTTATTACAGATGAAATAAATGATGAAATGTTTTACACCATTCCTGTTGAAGCGAATGGTCAGGAAATGGGTTCATTAACGATTGGAATTTCGCTAGAAAATCGGAATAAAACTTTAAACTCGACAAAATGGGCATCGATACTTTTGGCGCTGGTTATGATTGCAGTATTTACTTTGATTACAACAATCACTTCTAATTATATTTCCAAACCTATTCAACAGATTACAATTATAGCACAAGAATTAGAAAAAGGGAATTTGGATCAACAAATTAATATCCAGAGAGGAGATGAAATAGGTAAACTTGCTGATTCATTACGTACAATGATTGATGCGCAAAAGAACAAAGCTTATGTTGCAGACCAGATTGCACAAGGGAATCTCTCAGTTCAATTTAATGCAATTTCGAATCAAGATGTTTTAGGCAATGCTATGGTATCGATGAAGCATAGTCTAGATTTGATGCAGACAGAGCTTCAAAATACTATAGATGAACAGAAAAATGGTAACTTGGATGCCAGGTGTAATCCCGGGAAACTCAAAGGAGTTTATGCTGAATTACTTTCAGGTGTTAACGATTCTTTGGATGCAGTGATCCAACCATTATCTGAAGGGATTCATATTTTACAAGAATATGCCAATGGTGATTTAACAAAAAAAATGCGTTCGCTTCCAGGTAAACAGGTCTTTGTAGCACAAGGCTTGGATTCCATTCGCAATACCCTATTGTCTCTTATTGAAGAAAGTAAGTCAATGGCAAAGGCTGCGGAAGAAGGTGAATTAAGCAAAAGAGGTGATGCATCTAAATTTAAAGGAGAATATAGAGAAATTATTCTAGGCATGAATAATACCCTTGATAATATCCTTCGGCCAATAAATGAAGCGATTGATTGTCTGGCTATGATTGCTGAAGGTAACCTAAAGGCTACTGTAAATGGTGAGTATAAGGGCGATCATGCAATTATAAAAGAATCTATTAACACTACATTTAATTCAATTAATGAAATACTTGGACAGATGAATAATTTAGTAGATATTGTATCTACAGGTGCACAACAGGTGGCCGATTCCAGTCAATCCCTTTCTTATGGATCTACCCAACAGGCAAGTTCGCTTGAGGAGATCAGCGCATCTATGGGTGAAATTGGAGCTCAAACAAAAATAAATGCAGAAAATGCTCTTAAAGCAAATAAGCTTGCATCAAATTCGCATGTTGCTGCTGAGCAAGGTAATCAACAAATGAAGAAGATGTTGCAAGCAATGGATGAGATTAATAATTCGTCTAATGAAATTTCAAAAATAATCAAAGTCATTGATGAAATTGCATTTCAAACCAACTTGCTAGCTCTTAATGCTGCTGTCGAAGCTGCCAGGGCAGGAGTGCATGGCAAAGGTTTCGCAGTAGTAGCTGAGGAGGTTAGAAACCTTGCACAACGTAGCGCCAAGGCTGCACAAGAAACTACGAATCTTATCAGTGGATCTGTAGAAAAAGTTGAAAATGGTACAAAGATAGCTAACGAAACGGATAAAGCGCTCAGTGAAATTGTAAAAGGTGTTACTGAAGTTACGGAATTAGTCGGAAAAATTGCCGAAGCTTCGAATGAACAAGCACAGGGAATCGATCAGGTCAATTTAGGCCTAAACCAGATTGATAGTATAACCCAGAAAAATTCAGCTAGTGCTGAAGACAGTGCAAGCGCAGCAAAAGAATTGTCCAACCAAAGTGAAAATCTAAAGATGATGCTGAAGAGTTTCAACTTATCAAGTCAGAAAATTGAAACCCCGCGAATGCCTAAGGCTAAATCAAAAGATATTTTAAAATTAGAGGTTTCTGATGTTAAAGTGAGTTCAGGCAATCTGGCAGATAGACTGAAGGACGGAAAAGTTGATGATGAGGATATAAATCCATCGGACATCATTAAATTTGATGAGGATGAATTTGGTAAGTTCTAA
- a CDS encoding flagellar hook-basal body complex protein, protein MMRSLFAGVSGIKNHQIKMDVIGNNIANINTVAFKAGRVTFLEALSLTTRGASRPTDQLGGINPSQIGLGMLIGSIDSVFSQGSLQTTGISTDLAINGEGFFVLSDGNKTFFTRDGSFRFDAQGRLVSPSNGKIVQGKLADANGIIQKGAVLSNIILPFGQQLAAKATAKVNFTGNLDASDTPLGTIMETRSMLAIEEAGDNSDLNGLFAQGNANSEVIGLNPGLSNITVSDGTTTKVYTYVAVDTGANNDDFNSIDDLLTEINADYVGSFSATLQADGSILMQDLSGSSHQLTFTSDNNTVNSAFISANGVVDSSTGATIRTDKFSHIATAKEELTKLRNSIGISLGLNVGDDIIISAAVAGTNVSNAFTIGATSTLSDLSSSVKTTFGISDLNGVTIDSDGSLRIASDPGKTNELTAVTIRVTGNSTFNTVTTVNELQSARDAFHTTSITVYDKLGQDHVLTMTYTKSNIKNQWNWEVTLDNNQVVSSGNKGIVTFNSDGSLNSFTYENGVQALEFDPGTGAETMRIQFNVGERGGLNGLSQFSSFSNAVANFQDGNPSGDLVSVSFDQSGKIEGHFSNGINRTLAQISLAKFTNPSGLSRTGGNFYVETSASGLPFIGTATENFGSQINTGTLEMSNVNLAQEFTDMIIAQRGFQANSRVITTSDELLQELVNLKR, encoded by the coding sequence ATGATGCGATCATTGTTTGCCGGCGTATCCGGCATAAAAAACCACCAAATAAAGATGGATGTTATTGGAAATAATATTGCCAATATTAATACGGTGGCATTTAAGGCAGGAAGGGTGACATTTTTAGAAGCCTTGTCCTTGACTACAAGAGGGGCAAGCAGGCCAACTGACCAATTAGGCGGCATTAATCCCAGTCAGATTGGATTGGGGATGCTAATTGGCTCTATTGATTCTGTCTTTAGCCAGGGAAGTTTACAGACGACCGGTATTTCTACGGACCTTGCAATTAATGGCGAGGGATTTTTCGTGTTGAGTGATGGTAACAAAACATTCTTTACCCGGGATGGCTCTTTTCGATTCGATGCACAAGGACGTTTAGTGAGTCCCAGCAATGGTAAAATAGTGCAAGGTAAGCTTGCAGATGCTAATGGAATTATTCAAAAGGGAGCTGTCCTTTCAAATATCATTTTGCCTTTTGGTCAACAATTGGCAGCTAAAGCCACTGCTAAAGTCAATTTTACCGGTAATTTGGATGCAAGTGATACACCCCTGGGTACTATTATGGAAACCCGTTCAATGTTAGCAATTGAAGAAGCCGGGGATAATTCTGACCTGAATGGACTATTTGCCCAGGGAAATGCAAATTCGGAAGTTATAGGGTTAAATCCAGGACTATCCAACATCACAGTCAGTGATGGAACGACTACCAAAGTTTATACATATGTGGCTGTTGATACTGGTGCTAATAATGATGATTTTAACTCTATAGATGATTTGCTTACCGAAATTAATGCAGATTATGTCGGATCATTCAGTGCAACATTACAAGCAGATGGTTCAATTTTGATGCAAGATCTTTCAGGAAGCTCCCATCAATTGACTTTTACCAGTGATAATAATACGGTAAATTCAGCGTTTATTTCTGCAAATGGGGTCGTGGACAGCTCCACGGGAGCGACAATCCGCACTGACAAGTTCTCACACATTGCAACTGCAAAGGAAGAGTTAACCAAACTAAGGAATTCGATTGGAATTTCGTTAGGACTAAATGTAGGTGATGACATTATTATTAGCGCTGCAGTAGCTGGTACTAATGTGTCCAACGCGTTTACCATTGGCGCAACCAGTACTTTGAGTGATTTATCGTCTAGTGTTAAAACTACATTTGGAATTAGTGATCTTAATGGTGTAACCATTGATTCCGATGGTTCTTTAAGAATTGCTAGTGACCCAGGAAAAACAAATGAATTAACGGCGGTTACCATCAGGGTAACAGGAAATAGTACTTTTAATACTGTCACTACAGTTAATGAACTGCAAAGTGCTAGAGATGCTTTCCACACTACAAGTATTACTGTGTATGACAAGTTAGGACAAGATCATGTATTAACAATGACATACACCAAATCTAACATTAAAAACCAGTGGAATTGGGAAGTTACTTTGGATAATAATCAAGTGGTTTCTTCCGGTAATAAGGGGATTGTTACTTTTAATTCCGATGGATCTCTTAACTCTTTTACTTATGAAAACGGTGTTCAGGCGCTTGAATTTGACCCAGGAACCGGAGCAGAAACCATGAGAATCCAGTTTAATGTTGGTGAACGAGGCGGTCTGAATGGTCTATCACAATTCTCTTCTTTCAGTAATGCTGTTGCGAATTTCCAAGACGGTAATCCCAGTGGCGATTTGGTGAGTGTGAGTTTTGACCAGTCAGGTAAAATAGAAGGCCATTTTTCAAACGGAATAAATAGAACATTGGCGCAAATTTCATTGGCAAAATTCACAAATCCAAGTGGTCTCAGTAGAACCGGTGGAAATTTCTATGTTGAAACCTCTGCAAGTGGTTTACCATTTATCGGAACAGCTACTGAAAATTTCGGTTCTCAGATAAATACCGGCACTTTAGAAATGTCAAATGTTAATCTTGCGCAGGAATTTACCGATATGATAATAGCACAAAGAGGTTTTCAGGCGAACTCTAGGGTAATAACTACTAGTGATGAATTATTACAAGAGTTGGTTAACCTTAAGCGATAA
- a CDS encoding OmpA family protein, protein MRIQNRRKNDRQAPSNEGGGAPDWTVTYGDLMSLLLTFFILIASFSSIQESGFKKASGSLKGALGVLKFHPAPIEPNPIIIKAIGGNKKSDDSEVDLENLVKYIDQDDFKNMVSIKIGEGEVLIRMDAPILFELGRAQLKQSVFKLLEKIGKLVRNWPNKTRIEGHTDDLPINTIEYPSNWELSAARSLSVIHFFEKVSFVDPKKIYYAGYGENKPLVPNTTAENRKKNRRVEIYLEKTDNPIDWYSEVESN, encoded by the coding sequence ATGCGAATTCAAAACCGAAGAAAAAATGATCGTCAAGCACCCTCAAATGAAGGTGGAGGTGCCCCCGATTGGACGGTAACTTATGGCGATCTAATGTCATTACTTTTGACGTTTTTTATTTTAATTGCATCTTTCTCATCAATTCAAGAGTCAGGATTTAAAAAAGCCAGTGGTTCTTTAAAAGGCGCATTGGGTGTATTGAAGTTTCATCCGGCGCCTATTGAGCCGAATCCGATAATCATAAAAGCTATCGGAGGTAATAAGAAATCGGACGACAGCGAGGTTGATCTTGAAAATTTAGTTAAATATATAGATCAAGATGATTTTAAAAATATGGTCTCTATTAAAATTGGTGAAGGAGAAGTTCTGATTCGTATGGATGCACCCATTTTGTTTGAATTGGGTCGGGCACAATTAAAACAGTCTGTTTTTAAACTTTTAGAAAAAATAGGAAAATTGGTTAGGAATTGGCCGAATAAAACCAGGATAGAAGGACATACTGATGATTTACCAATAAATACAATTGAGTATCCTTCAAACTGGGAATTATCTGCAGCTCGATCTTTGAGTGTAATCCACTTTTTTGAAAAGGTATCCTTTGTAGATCCAAAAAAGATTTACTATGCGGGCTATGGAGAGAATAAACCCCTTGTCCCAAATACCACCGCAGAAAATCGAAAAAAAAATAGAAGAGTGGAGATTTATTTAGAAAAAACCGATAATCCTATTGATTGGTATAGTGAGGTTGAATCTAATTGA
- a CDS encoding chemotaxis protein CheX codes for MEILLEKETSTLLEESIKLEESIKETLETFGIMDIQNIRLVKGPVDFPGKYFVSSIGFVGDYTGLISLYCSGDLSVHIAECMLGSKIDDVDEEVRDALGELTNLVVGTFKSKLGTDKQPFKQSIPAVIDGNDFTTNHFDLKNNKLFACNGGQHTLYVQLTFKNKSK; via the coding sequence ATGGAAATATTGCTTGAAAAGGAAACCAGTACATTATTAGAAGAATCCATCAAATTAGAAGAATCCATCAAAGAAACGCTTGAAACTTTCGGAATAATGGATATTCAAAACATTCGACTAGTAAAAGGTCCTGTTGATTTTCCAGGCAAATATTTTGTTTCTTCAATTGGTTTCGTAGGTGATTATACCGGATTAATTTCTCTCTATTGCTCTGGTGATCTGTCTGTACATATAGCAGAATGCATGTTAGGTTCGAAAATAGATGATGTGGATGAAGAGGTTCGCGATGCCCTTGGTGAATTGACAAATTTAGTTGTCGGTACATTTAAATCAAAACTGGGAACGGATAAGCAACCCTTTAAACAATCGATTCCTGCCGTTATTGATGGTAATGATTTTACAACTAATCATTTTGATTTGAAAAATAATAAGTTGTTTGCCTGCAATGGAGGACAGCATACTTTATATGTACAATTGACATTTAAAAACAAATCCAAATAA
- a CDS encoding flagellar basal body-associated FliL family protein — MADDEKNKGSGISIKKMLIIWIPLFLVQLVVSYVVIAKYFKPKMNPQVEQVKKEKEKKLKYNKGKLGKFFLVEDIIVNPKGSDGRRFVNLSVSFECENDGVKNEVEKRLILVRDYLISLISERTISQIDHKNGKDSLRYEILENVNEMLPNGGVINVYFDNFIMQ; from the coding sequence ATGGCAGATGATGAAAAAAATAAAGGATCCGGAATATCTATTAAAAAAATGTTAATCATATGGATACCACTTTTTCTAGTTCAATTGGTGGTATCTTATGTGGTAATCGCAAAATATTTTAAGCCAAAAATGAATCCGCAAGTAGAACAAGTCAAAAAAGAAAAAGAAAAAAAGTTGAAATATAATAAGGGTAAATTAGGCAAGTTCTTTTTAGTTGAAGACATTATAGTCAATCCCAAGGGATCGGATGGAAGAAGGTTTGTTAATTTAAGCGTCAGTTTTGAATGTGAGAATGATGGTGTAAAAAATGAAGTAGAAAAACGTTTAATATTAGTTCGGGATTATTTGATCTCTCTTATTTCGGAACGAACGATCAGTCAAATAGATCATAAAAATGGGAAAGATTCGCTCAGGTATGAAATATTGGAAAACGTGAATGAAATGTTACCGAATGGTGGTGTCATCAACGTTTATTTTGATAATTTTATCATGCAGTAG
- a CDS encoding purine-binding chemotaxis protein CheW, translating to MAEELTAIDTDQGQNTLNCKYLTFAIENEEYGIEIRDVTEIIGIQTITGLPDTPQYIKGVINLRGKVVPVIDVRLRFNFEERGYDDRTCIIVVNINNSSIGLIVDTVSEVIDIPSEDVDPPQLINKDSENRYIAGFGKFENKVKILLNTKKLLFEEDLPSLQSRQN from the coding sequence ATGGCTGAGGAACTAACTGCAATAGATACAGATCAAGGTCAAAATACTTTGAATTGCAAATACTTAACATTTGCTATTGAAAACGAGGAATACGGAATTGAAATACGTGATGTTACTGAAATCATTGGTATACAAACCATAACTGGTTTACCTGATACGCCACAGTACATAAAAGGTGTTATTAATCTTCGAGGAAAAGTAGTACCCGTTATTGATGTTAGGCTCAGATTCAATTTTGAAGAAAGAGGATACGATGACAGAACTTGTATTATCGTTGTCAATATAAATAATTCTTCAATTGGATTAATTGTGGATACGGTGTCTGAAGTTATTGACATTCCTAGCGAGGATGTGGATCCGCCTCAACTCATTAATAAAGATTCTGAGAATAGATATATTGCGGGTTTTGGTAAATTCGAAAATAAAGTGAAAATTCTTTTGAATACAAAAAAATTACTTTTCGAGGAAGATTTACCAAGTTTACAATCGCGACAAAATTAA
- a CDS encoding response regulator: MGFTVLVVDDSSVMRKIISKNLRQAGVKIDHLLEAGDGQEGLEQLEKWQCDIILSDINMPNMDGLEFVKEIRKKRQLDQCRIIMITTESGTDIMEEVMNAGANGYVVKPFSPDQILDKINRAIR, from the coding sequence ATGGGATTTACAGTATTAGTCGTGGATGATTCTTCTGTTATGAGAAAAATTATTTCAAAAAATTTACGACAAGCTGGAGTAAAAATCGACCATTTACTTGAAGCGGGCGATGGACAGGAAGGTTTAGAGCAGCTCGAAAAGTGGCAATGCGATATCATCCTTAGTGATATAAATATGCCAAATATGGATGGTTTAGAGTTTGTTAAAGAAATTCGGAAGAAGCGTCAACTGGATCAGTGCAGAATCATTATGATAACAACGGAATCAGGTACTGACATTATGGAAGAGGTTATGAATGCCGGTGCTAACGGGTATGTAGTAAAGCCATTTTCACCGGATCAAATATTGGATAAGATAAATAGAGCCATAAGATAA
- a CDS encoding flagellar FlbD family protein produces the protein MIDVTLLNNRKMVINAELIEVIEETPDTIITLTSERKIIVREKSDEIISRVISYRRRIYNNNFSTTNWEDYKN, from the coding sequence ATGATTGATGTAACGCTTCTTAATAATAGAAAAATGGTGATAAACGCAGAGTTAATCGAAGTGATTGAGGAAACTCCTGATACGATTATTACGCTGACATCTGAACGAAAAATAATTGTCAGAGAGAAGTCTGATGAGATTATATCTCGAGTTATTTCATATAGAAGACGAATATATAATAATAATTTTTCCACCACAAATTGGGAAGACTATAAGAATTAG
- a CDS encoding MotA/TolQ/ExbB proton channel family protein, with translation MDLATIIGIFSGIGLIFTTIYLQGSLSSFIEVGSIFVVVGGTVAATLINYPFREILSVVGVVKNAFKATDQNPKDAIKTITEFAELARREGILALESKIQDVDEPFLKQALQLAIDGTEPDLMRSILGTELSYLQQRHDLGQGIFKSMGTYAPAFGMIGTLIGLVIMLANMEDPSTIGPAMAIALITTFYGAVLANLIFLPISGKLKERSKQEVLIKELVMEGVFSLQSGENPRIIEQKLVSFIPPKFRTEILAAEKP, from the coding sequence ATGGATCTCGCAACAATAATTGGTATATTTAGCGGCATTGGGTTGATTTTTACCACAATTTACTTGCAGGGAAGTCTTTCATCTTTTATTGAAGTGGGATCGATTTTTGTAGTTGTAGGCGGAACTGTTGCAGCAACCCTAATAAATTATCCTTTTCGAGAAATATTAAGCGTCGTAGGAGTCGTGAAGAATGCATTTAAAGCGACTGACCAAAATCCAAAAGATGCAATAAAAACAATCACTGAATTTGCTGAACTTGCAAGAAGAGAAGGAATCTTAGCGCTTGAAAGCAAAATTCAGGACGTTGATGAACCTTTCTTGAAACAAGCACTTCAATTAGCAATTGATGGTACGGAGCCGGACTTAATGCGCTCAATTTTAGGAACAGAGCTTTCTTATTTACAACAAAGACACGACCTGGGGCAAGGTATTTTTAAATCGATGGGCACCTACGCACCGGCTTTCGGAATGATTGGGACACTTATTGGGCTTGTCATAATGTTAGCAAATATGGAGGACCCATCAACGATTGGTCCTGCTATGGCCATTGCTCTTATAACTACATTCTATGGTGCAGTGTTGGCGAATTTGATTTTCCTGCCTATTTCCGGAAAGTTAAAAGAGCGATCAAAACAGGAAGTTTTGATAAAAGAATTGGTTATGGAAGGAGTCTTTTCTCTTCAATCAGGCGAAAATCCGAGAATTATCGAACAAAAATTGGTTTCTTTTATTCCGCCAAAATTTAGAACGGAAATTCTAGCAGCAGAAAAGCCCTGA
- a CDS encoding chemotaxis protein CheA yields MELQLTEEDAEILQSFISESSEGIEETEPLLIELEETVSECGHVDSSKIDKIFRTFHSIKGSAGFIGLTITNRTTHHAETLLDLIRKNKIPLIKDHIDIFLELCDFFRGLFDHLKSKVSEEGFEERAQELVEHLDRMANEAPAPESVEPNLDEQVEIDSQAQTEPRETEGKKQEQDKSYSTELQELLGTDEIIKQYLAETDELLDSLEQELLEIEKNPGNVELADNAFRSLHTLKGNAGFLDYTDIVTITHISENFLEFVRSGELEPSHSQISILLEIPDKIRNALQNLSSNKKPVIENLNDFITLMTNSFNGHEEEKPLESPQQKIDLDGLLPQKEKIEPQEAKTSPVRSKPEEIPKKESVKKAVVSKKSVSNEFIRVDVNKLNELMDLVGEIVIAESMVSQHPDIIEKDLPGFEKSAMHLQKNIRYLQEISTSMRMVPISGLFRKMIRLVRDLANKSGKRVELSIIGGETEVDRSVIEHISDPLVHIIRNSVDHGLESSDERKQAGKDPVGNVFLEAKRVGGEIWIVIQDDGKGLNREKIIAKAIEKGIITGTGEELTDHQVYNMIFAPGFSTADKITDISGRGVGLDVVVRNLESIRGRVEVTSKMGEGSTFSLRIPLTTAIVEGMLLRVGHAVYAIPTLDIRESLKIQQSSVTNLLDGHEVVKIRDELLPVLRIHELHDIYDAKTDLNEGLIIVATKGGKSVCLFVDEIVEQKQLVIKSLPPYMGDVKGVTGCTILGDGNICLILDVANIIKLAETQTELVEG; encoded by the coding sequence ATGGAATTGCAATTAACAGAAGAAGATGCAGAAATACTTCAGTCATTTATTAGTGAAAGTAGTGAAGGAATTGAAGAAACAGAACCCTTACTTATCGAGTTGGAAGAAACAGTATCCGAATGCGGACATGTAGATTCGTCAAAAATAGATAAGATTTTTCGGACCTTCCATTCAATAAAGGGCAGCGCTGGTTTTATAGGATTGACAATAACCAATAGAACCACCCATCACGCTGAAACGCTGTTGGACTTAATTCGCAAAAATAAAATACCTCTCATCAAAGATCATATAGATATTTTTTTGGAGCTTTGCGATTTCTTTCGAGGCCTTTTTGACCATCTTAAATCGAAAGTATCAGAGGAAGGATTTGAAGAGAGGGCGCAAGAATTAGTTGAGCATCTTGATAGAATGGCAAATGAAGCCCCAGCTCCTGAAAGTGTCGAACCCAATTTAGACGAGCAGGTTGAAATTGATTCTCAAGCTCAAACAGAACCAAGAGAAACTGAAGGAAAAAAGCAAGAGCAAGATAAAAGCTATTCTACTGAATTGCAAGAATTGCTGGGGACAGATGAAATAATTAAACAATACTTAGCCGAAACAGATGAACTACTTGATTCTCTTGAACAAGAATTATTAGAGATTGAGAAAAATCCTGGTAATGTGGAGTTAGCCGATAATGCTTTTCGTTCTTTACATACTTTGAAAGGCAATGCCGGATTTTTAGACTATACGGATATTGTTACCATTACACATATTTCGGAGAATTTTCTGGAATTTGTGCGCTCTGGCGAATTAGAACCATCTCATTCCCAGATATCCATATTGCTCGAAATTCCCGATAAAATCAGGAATGCTCTGCAAAATCTGTCGTCGAACAAGAAGCCAGTTATCGAGAACCTGAATGATTTCATAACATTAATGACCAATTCTTTTAATGGACATGAAGAAGAAAAACCTTTAGAGAGTCCGCAACAAAAAATCGATTTGGATGGACTGCTGCCACAAAAAGAAAAAATTGAACCACAAGAAGCCAAAACTAGTCCAGTGAGATCTAAACCTGAAGAAATACCTAAAAAGGAATCGGTGAAAAAGGCTGTCGTTTCGAAAAAAAGTGTATCAAATGAGTTCATCCGAGTAGATGTAAACAAATTAAATGAACTAATGGATTTGGTGGGTGAGATAGTTATCGCAGAATCGATGGTTTCACAACACCCCGATATCATAGAAAAAGATTTACCCGGTTTTGAGAAATCTGCAATGCATTTACAAAAAAACATTCGCTATTTACAAGAAATTTCAACTTCTATGAGGATGGTTCCGATTTCCGGTCTCTTCCGAAAAATGATACGTCTGGTACGGGATTTAGCTAACAAAAGTGGAAAAAGAGTCGAGCTTTCTATTATCGGGGGCGAAACTGAAGTAGACCGTTCTGTCATTGAACATATTTCCGATCCACTGGTGCATATCATCCGGAATTCCGTTGATCATGGTTTAGAGTCTAGCGATGAAAGAAAACAAGCTGGTAAAGATCCTGTTGGCAACGTTTTTCTGGAAGCAAAAAGAGTTGGTGGAGAAATCTGGATTGTGATTCAGGATGATGGAAAAGGTCTGAATCGTGAAAAAATTATTGCGAAGGCAATTGAAAAAGGTATTATAACAGGAACAGGGGAAGAGCTTACGGATCACCAGGTTTATAATATGATTTTTGCACCGGGTTTTTCAACTGCGGACAAAATAACTGATATTTCCGGGCGCGGAGTAGGATTGGATGTTGTGGTGCGAAACCTTGAGAGCATACGGGGAAGAGTTGAGGTTACAAGCAAAATGGGTGAAGGGTCAACCTTTAGCCTTAGAATTCCATTAACGACCGCAATTGTGGAAGGTATGCTCCTTAGAGTAGGGCATGCAGTATATGCAATTCCAACTTTGGATATTCGTGAATCATTGAAAATACAACAATCGAGTGTCACGAATTTATTGGATGGACATGAGGTAGTAAAAATCAGAGATGAGCTTTTACCTGTCCTGAGAATTCATGAACTGCATGATATATACGATGCAAAAACAGATTTAAATGAAGGACTGATCATTGTTGCAACGAAAGGTGGTAAATCTGTTTGCTTGTTTGTTGATGAAATAGTAGAGCAAAAGCAACTCGTTATTAAATCACTTCCACCCTACATGGGAGATGTGAAAGGTGTTACAGGATGTACAATTTTGGGTGACGGAAATATATGCCTTATCCTGGACGTAGCGAATATAATCAAACTAGCCGAAACGCAAACAGAATTAGTGGAGGGTTAA